The Silene latifolia isolate original U9 population chromosome X, ASM4854445v1, whole genome shotgun sequence genome contains the following window.
gctcctctaattagactaatggggtatttatagtggaagttagggaggatgcattagggttaactaagggctaaactagtaattacactttttaagttgagcaaggaggagccggtattttctgagagaagggcttctttcttcgtagcttggagaggacaatccgtgctgtgctagaatccgggcggaatagggtcgggacgggcggattctggcgttggaatccgagcggattcaggggaatccgggcggattgtggagggggaatccgagcggattgtggcaaagccgctcggattgtgctgctgtgggacggacggattggtgacaatccgctcggattgtcagtcagcaacaaatcttcttcttttcttcccttttcttcataaattccttggggatttccttggggactcaaggatcttttctcaacattgctcttctactataatatgtacaaaggccttctaatcttgtctctccttgatgcttggtcattgaattcgatcaatttagtcttgttttcccatgaaaatgcaagattcttactcctttcctaccaagggatcaaaatctcaaagaatatgcaaaacaaagaactaaagataataaatgacccaaataagcactaaaaagcatggaaacaaggctaattcgggggctaaatatgcgccaattatggtcacatcaccatttcctcaagtagtgaaggtccttgatacaaacaagagtaagcatcatggtatggatgacgtcaatcgctatccatccttaggcccaaatgagaattaggaccgtttagacgggacgattggtcgaatgggttgggttgggcctaggaaggccgaataaaacggtctaggaagaccgagttatgaaaaccgacaattgtcttgtacaaattattccctaaccttgttcaagtttcacccttggctacacgtaagtgtattttccccagcggagtcgccaaactgtggacaacggaagcccacgggggcgcttggggagagagaacaagcgtttgcatttgttggagtcgccacaaatttttatgggaaattggaaccgttcgaataactcgtgtcatgtcaagacacaaagtagagacatgaacaccaagcaatcgttacccttagcattctatgtctacaatgactctcgtggatgccaatgaacacggatgttcacaaatatctggagtaaggggtgagggtacgtattaggaagctcttttgatcgaacacctaatcccgctcgcctcgatagcggcctctactaattattagggacatcatctatactcgatatatcgtcgattatatgcatgcaatgtaacatccaagttttaatcctagcatgtgaaaattagactaagtcggtgaacaattaatttagcatacaattgggtcgaagtagaatttaagattcaattacatgtgaaaacacgtaaataaatcatacaaatgcgataaatgttacaatgatagaaaattacaataattacatcgggtttcatTGATTTATATCGAAAAttcctttaaaacggataatttgagaaaaagaataaaagaaagaattaacgaatgaatcagtaggcgataatacgagtaatagtcaattgtacgtaagctaattaaactaggtcaagcaacaacggagttcagggacagaattcatcctggaacaggcgcagcaggactgcgccctctagaagaggcgcagcagatgctgcgtctgttccaagggtgagttctggctatgaagccggaactgcaaatcgttaacattaattgatgaatttaaagattgattaatatatttactcggatggaagtaattaatacattatttacatgtgattaatggtcataaaagcaataaaacatggatgagacggatgcaaacggattatttacatgaatgaacgattgattagtgacataagtgaacaaaataggttaaacatgatgaattaatgacgaaaatatatcaaaggagcgaattccagaaacccgatatgaacaaattgaattcctacaacccggattgagtttaatgacgaaaacccgcaaatatgagattataagggatttaagtcggatttaatgatgaattatacgtgtgaatgaatgataaataatatacatgaaattattagactattgtatcgaagaattaaagaaaacaaacgaaacaaataaaagattgacgaattacagaggacgaaggaagaagaaaggaagcaggaactgcggcagcctcacgaagaggcgcaagcagagaatcgcgctccttcaagaggcgcagcgattgctttgcgtcctttctcgacggtttgtcttctggaaatccgtaaaaagaggttttaaagcacggttttagaaatcggttttaagaggtgttttcgacataaaccttacattaatgatgatacaaaaaggtaaataacaataaataaagaaggatttacaccctcagacttacatgtttgacgaaacgagaagaactaacttatcgattagtgatgctcgactcgaatgtagacgaaagtgccctcgtaagaggaaaacgattaagattaattaagttgattgattgtggagttggtcaaattggtcggtcatgcaaacgaggctggtactcagaaggatccgatcttacgtggtcgaatgttcaagcacgtaggcgccaaaaagtaagaacaaaggtctagaatgcaaagggagaagagaagggcggacactagcgtgagaaatatgaggagcgaaggctcctatttatactaatcacgtgaaggaattagggtttcggagagactttggaagtgaatctcggaaagatatgaaaaagatacgaaaaatacgcgagaaaggactgggaagaggcgcgcagccatctgcgtctcttggaagaggcgcagcacctgctgcgtctgttcccaagtggtttcctcctgcggaagaaagatttccgtgtttaagttatggaaggacggaataatttggttttccttaatattttgtatgaatatcacgggaaattgtttaccgaAGAATAAAGATtttgaaataattataaaatatggaatagaaatatccggaacattccagaacattctgactcgggattttacggttatcagaaaatggagacggttttaggcccggactccaaatgtactctaattactgtcaaaacgaccgtatcggcacgtagatgacaactaagagatagacattagtgtttgagcaatcacttgacgataaacttacgaactgtcacaaatcgttccgcgtagcaaacatgcggcccaatcatcaccgggtggtttgcgagagattcagaaatgaggtatctacacatgggccgttaccgatttgtgaggcattgaaactggtgaaaggttgaataagcctgcatttgtggagtcgccaccaatttattgtggaaaaattgaaaaccgttcgaatacctcgtgccatgtcaagacactaagtagtgatatgaacactaagaactcgttacccttagcattctatgtctagagtgactctcgtgatgccaatgaacacggatgttcacaaagattttgagtaaggggtgagcgtatgtattaggaagctctttaatttgaacacctaatcccgcccgcctcgatagcggcctctactaatgattagtgaaattgttcatatttgatatgtcgtcgatgtaatgcatgcaatgcaacaaacatatattaatcctagcatgtgaatttagactatgtcgatgaacacgtgttttagcaaacaatttggtcaaagtaaatgttagattcaatacatgtgaatgccatacaattaaatcatacataataataattatgataaatgaattaattacaaggagtacaaggtttatttgatttacgtcaaaagcacgctttATGACGGGATTtcaaagaataaaataaaaggaaaaaaaataaaatttggaattaaaatatgaaaatatgtcatgttagaggtgataatacgaatagtagTTGATTTGaaccgtaattagaagctacgtcaaagcgagaaagagttcagggacagaaaccaacccagaacaggcgcagcatctgctgcgtcctctggaagaggcgaaGCACTTCATGtgtctgttctagagctgggctatagctgtgaagtcagaaccgcaacacTGTTATCGTTCGTTGGTATATTTAGGATGAATTTATCTATATTAAACTCGAGTTGAAGTGTTTTAGCCGATAATATGTATCTGAGCAAGCCATAACACGAATTaaaaacgagaaattacagcggtttacagGATTATGAATAACTCCTGCCAGAAATACAAAAggcaaaacttgaggttaaaTTAAGGCGAAACTGGACGAAATAAGACTCgaaagaaaacttatgtatcaaattaggattccagaacctcgacatggACAAGTCGAaacccgaagaatcgatttgaattaaaccGGCGAAAACccacaagtattgaattactcggtattaaggacgaattaagcattgtaataAAAAGGATTTGTTAAAAACACGAGTTATATActgaaacaacaaagaaacaaagaataacgaaagaaataagaaaaagagaattttgcaggaagtcgaggaagaagaagaagagcaggagcagcggacaacctcaggaagaggcgcagcaaagctgcgatccttcgaagaggcgcagctgttgctgcgtttcttctcgacgtctgacatCTGCTGCTTTataaaaatggttttaaaagatggattttaaatcggttttcgaacgtgcttttgatatagatctacattaattgataaaaaataaaaggtacaataataaaacgggatttacaccctcagacttacatgtttgacgaaacgagattgactaaaattatagttttagtgattgctcgactcgaatatacgtggaaagtgccctcattagaggatttagtagattgattaggttgattaaacgtGGAGTTGGTGAAAtaggtcggtctatgcaacgtgactgggactcagaatgatctgagcttacgtggtcgattaatcaagcacgtaggcgtccaAAGCAAtaacgtagtctagaatgcaaagagagagaaagaaggggcggaacactcgcatGCCAAATTTGGAggccggaggcctctatttatactaaacatatggaagagtttaggaatgacacggatttggaaacaaatcacggaaatattctgaaaaacgtgaaaagagggctggagaagaggcgcagcaaccactacgatcctttgaagaggcgcagcacctgctacgtCATTTTCCCataggtttcctcctcagcaagaaagatttctgcgttttattatggaatttcggtagatttacacttccttattccataaaacacaatatacggaagatatttatttaaaatatatattttaattagaaataaatatccagagaattctagaacattccggaatattctgactcggcatttaaacggttttttagaaaatgaagcggtttttgacccgaactccaaatgaactctaattactctcaaaacgaccgtatcggtgcgtagatgacgaccaaggggttgatcgagtgtttgagctatcacttgacgatgaacttacggactgttataaatcgttccgcgtatcaagcatgcggctcaatcatcactgggtggttggcgagaggtgtagaaatgaggtatctacacaattTAATATGGAAAAGAAGGAACCATAATTCGAAACTTGGGTTATCGTATAAGTGATGTGGACTGTTTTTTTAGATTGCAAGAGAAAAAAATACAGATACTGTGTGACGATAAGACAATTGAGCAACTTTGAATAGAAGGAGTTACCTATGGAAAAGTTGAGTTGTTTCTTATTCATAGCCCTataaatgatttacacactgTTAGTATAAATAATGAAATTTCAAAAGAGATGTTTGTAAAGTCTAGACAAGACGTttcattagagattgtacacttTAGTGTGGATGTAACAAAGCCAGCGGATCTTGATGAACTAGAAGAAATATATAGTAGCGAAAATGAAGAAATTATTGGTGATGAAGATGATTGGAGTACAGATGATGAATTCATTAATGCCCAGGTGCATAAAAAGAATTGGCTTGCTAAGAGAAATTATTCAGGAAAAACATCAAGCATAAAAGATTATAAAGAGCAAGATCATCACAAATTTTAGAAGTCCAAAGGAAAAAAGACAGTTATTGGGGCGAAGATGAGGATAAAATTATGTTACCTTCTAAGCAAAAAAAAGTCAATTTAAGAAAATAGATTCAGATAATGAGGGATCACTTAGTCCTAGCGACGATGACGAGGACCTTGAAGCACTAATGTAAATTGCCATTATATGATCCTAGAACATCACTTGGATGTGTTCAATTGGAGTTAGGACAGCTATTTGAGAAAGTTGATGTATTAAAGAAGGCGCTGATTTACTATTGTTGTCAAACACAACGTAGCTTTCAATACTGCCATAATGAAACTGGAAGAGTGCTTGTGAAATGTAAGTTTTATCCTGATTGTCGATGGAAGCTCAGTGCTAGATACACAAAGGATTATGACTGTATACAAATACGATTCTTTAAGGACGTCCATACTTGTACACGTACTATGAAAAACAAAAGAGTCCATGCTAATTTTCTTGCTGAAGAATACCAAGAGAAGCTCTTAAAGCACCCTACATGGAAGTTAAAATTATTTGTGAAAGATGTGGAAGATACTTATGGTGTGAAAGTTAATAGGTGGCAAGCCGGGAGGGCTAAAAGAAATACATTATCAACATGTGGCAAGGTCGTCGGAAGACAATATGATTCACTTAGAGCCAATATATATGAGATGAAAAGGTCCAATGTTGGATCTAGAGCCTTCTTGTCATTAAAACCTTCCATTTCAGGTTCCATTCCTCAGTTTCACATGTTCTATATCAATTTTGTTGCAATTCGACGCAACTCTCTAAATGGGTGTCGAAGACTGCTTGGCCTCGATGGTGCATTCCTCAAAGGCTATTGTAAAGGTGAGATCTTATGTGCAGTAGGGAGAGACGCAAACAATCAGATGTTTCCCGTTGCATGGGATATAATAGAATCAGAATCCAAAGAAAGCTGGTCATGGTTCCTTGGGCATCTAATTAATGATTTAGAAATGCAAACTGGAAAAGGTTGGACTTTGATATCAGATCAACAAAAGgtattttttttatcattgttGGGATTTTCCTTATTATTTTTTTAGTTATTTGGTAAATCAGGTTAAACTAATCTAAGTTATTTTGTAGGGATTATTGCTTGTTATAGCAGATATGCTTCCAAATGCAGAACATAGGCTGTGTGCTAGGCACATCTTTACAAATTGGATTAAAGTAATTAAGGGAATCCCGTTACATAAGCTTTATTGGAAAGCAGTGAAGGCCTACACAGAGAAACACTTTAACAACATTATGGAAAAGCTCATACAACAAAGTCAGCGAGCTCATGCTCAAATGTGTGCAAGGGATGTGACTAAATTTTGTCATTCCTTTTATAAGACTTGGGCATGTACAGACGTTACTTCTAATTACATGGCAGAGACATTTAATTCATGGATTCTTGAAGCTAGAGAGAAACCAATTCTAACTATGCTCGAAGAAATTAGGAGGCAAGTAATGTCTAAGATGGTGGAAAAGAAAGCAGAGGCAATTAAATGCAACGGAATTACCACAAGAGTTCGAGAAAAGTTGAATGACTTTAGACAATCAACGAAGAACTGGATATCAATAGAAGCTAGCACAAATGTATATGAGGTACAACACACTCATAATAGTACTTTATCGTATACAGTGAGACTTGATCAAAAGGTATGTGCATGTAGATATTGGAATTTAAATGGGGTTTCGTGTGAGCATGCCACTGCTGCTATATGTGCTGTCAATCAAAATCGGGAGAGTTATGTGGCAGTTTGGTATACTAAGGAGATGTATAAGGAATGCTACTTACTTTCTTTAGAGCCACTAAATGGACAAGCTTTATGGAAGACAATAGAAGGTGGTTCGATTTTACCAAGTGATCCAAGGGTAAAGTGTGGGAGACCCTCAAACAAGAGGAAGAAGGCATATGGCGAGGTAAGGCAAAAACCAGTCAAGTATAGGGCTCCAAGAAGCAGCAAACAACTATACTCCAAATGCCAAAAAAAATGGCCATAATCGCAGGACATGCCCGAACACTTGATGCTAGTAATAAGGAGGTGACTAATTCAATGGGAAATCAAACAAATGAGATTCactgaaatttttgtgatttttgttgaaCTTATTTAATCCCCAAATACTTATTTTGGGGAATTGATTTTCTCAGCATCAACCTAATGTTATTCCTAGTGGATTTAGTAATTGGTTAATTTTGTGTATTATTGGAATCAATTTATCATAGTAATTCATCCATGTCAAAATAACCATTTAAACAAATGATTGTACAATTAAGAGGAAATGAGAAATGAGGAAAAACATCATCTTCTCAAAAGGGTAATATGAACAATTATTAAGAACTAGCAAATAATTACATAATTATTTTatgtaaatgaaaaaaaaaaagaagaagaagactaACTTTAGATGAATGTTGGATCATCGTGGTACATGTTCAAGCTtttgaagagagagagagatagatagatagatagatagatagatagatagatagatagatagatagatagatagatagatagagagagagagagagagagagagagagagagagagagagagagagattgaaatGGAGTCACATGAGAAACGTTGAGTTACATCAGTAGGAGGAGAAAGGGTTAGGTGAGATTTTGTAAGAttaatgattttatttttattttattatattttccgTCATGAGGTTGACAGGTTTTCCGAGTGTAAGTATGTCAGAAAATTAGAATTGGGTTGATTTGCACATAAACTAAAACATATGGGACTAATTTGTAGATGTTAAAAGTTATGGGGGTAAATTGCACTTAACAACAAACATATGGGGGCAATTTGCTACTTTCGCCTTCAAAGTAAATACTTCTTTGTGTTTACACACACAATAGGCTTGTCATATAGCAAAAAAAAACATTCAAATCAAAGCATCGACTCACGGATTCATTGAGTGACGAAGACAATCAGTCGTCGCTTCTTCCAAATCTATACTTGGTACTCCTTCGTTTGGAATTTATGGAATCCGATTAACAAATTGATACATACATAATTTCTCTTTTTTGCATGAGAAATAATGAGacttgataatatttggttactAATCTAATATTGTAGCAAAAGTTTATGAAACGATGAAAGGATGAAGGAAGTTAGGAAATAAAAAGGCATGAAGGAAGTATGGGAGAATAGTAATCGATTAATGAATGCTTTCTTTAATGTTAAAAAATGGGTAATTGTTTAATCTATGACTCTGTATATAATCTGTTACCCATTGGAATTTGTAATACACATATAGAATGGTTGGTGGTTTAAAAAAAATTGCATTAATGAGCAAGATGGACGGTTTTGCCCTTATTTTTTTTCTACTGGATTACGACACTCTATGAGTTAATGGACCATTTTGTCCATTTAATAAGAGAGCTCCAAAATAAGAATTCTGAATTCTCATGGTGCCATGTCATCTGTTTTAGGAtcttcttttatatatataatgattAGTATTTACTTTCAATTTATTTTTCGTTAATAGGTTCACATAGTCGTTTTCTTGAATTTGAGTGTATATTGACAATAACAAAAGCGCTAAATTAAGTAGCGACTTTAATAAACTGGTTAATTGATGGGAATAATTTAAACTATGTCTCCCCCTTCTAATAtctatcaatcaatcaatcagtactatatatatatatatatatatatatatatatatatatatatatataatccggAAATCAATGAActtcaatataattaaataaatctttactaattaattatactatatagttttaattGATAGCGATGTGATAGACCTGACCAAGGGATTTcaatataaataatatataatTTTGGTTAAAGTATACATTTAGAGAACATCagaatatggtgattttccttaaaataaacatgcaccgcttatgttattaattactccctctgtcccggtcaattgttgtataTTGGTTTTTGCACAAAGACCCAGGAAAGTGGAGgggaccaattactaaatgacaagtggaccaaattgtgtgtgaatgatcaaattgctcatcaagttcattcttaaaatagaaaagacGACAATTGACCGAAACACCCAAAAATAGAATAGGAGAACAAATGaacgggacagagggagtaatataAAGATagtaattatttaacatacacaaatataatataagtatgttatattttggaaactattaaaaggtaaataaatcaagctagatttccaaaaaaatataatattccatatttattttgatttgatttgatttaatgcatatatgtaatatatttacaTAAATATATAAGCCTCTTAAATTTTGCATGACTAATAGTAAATGTAATTCTGTTAGTAGTGAAAAGAATTGTACTAACATTAGATATAGTAATATGAttgtaatcactcatttgaatagtcaaagtaacaatattaacagcgagcgagagtagtgaaagtaacaataattacgtaacaataattacggcgggagtagtgaaagtaccggtagtaataacgaatgtagtaaaagtaacaatactaacaacaaaagaaagtatatatatgaacaattagctaaccaatcgatttaagtaaattattaataacgggagtagtgaatttgtctaataatttatttcatcgtaattttaagatatgttatagaaaaatatattaatgataaatttatgagttatgcaaatttaaaatagttttatttaattgaaaataaattatAATGTTATGTAAATGTAGCTTGGGTGGGGTCGGACACAATTACTAGTACTATATATataatccagaaaccaaggaatTTCAATGTAAGTAGATAAATCTATACAATTtcattatactatatagtttattAGATATATAAAGATGTTTAACATTAAAATTAGACCATGAACTATATTAAAAATTAAATTCGAAAAAATATTTGCACTAAAATTGGATGTAGtaaatatgatagtaatcactcatatatgagtaataaaagtaataataataacaacgggGGTACTGAAAGTATTAATAAGAGATATTCTACatggttgtaacaccccgtaaatttgaagacctttattatattttaaaagtaatattttaatctattttaattttatattaatttatttgaaataaaatttatttgatgaaatataatcttattttattttgaagaaatgtaattatttttgatagtttagaaatgtttaaaagtgatttaaactatatttaaactttttccttgataaaatagatttcggataaaagttgtaaaattgggattttcccatttcttacggtcgttgggtaaacgagtttggatattgggcatatgagtacttaatcttttagtaaaatcgtgtttaagaactttaatattctcggaactcaccttcgacgaatatttctaatttccgtcgaaacgaaccaaacgtaaacaattgaaactcacccaaacaccctaccccaaaccatgcaccctccatcctccatgggtctcctcttcatctttaattttctccattctcaatctatctcctccttctctcaaacaccaaatttatctcaaaaatcctccttacaatccctaaatccaccataaatccttcatttctccaccaaatctcataaaaattatatatttggaatcctctcttcaatcctcatctactagtaagctttattttcattttccccaattttgttttaaggctcatctttcTAGAGTTTCGattttaagcttaataattgtgtttttgttgttcttataggtgaagaatttgaagatgagttaggtgactcatatgttgttgaagatgaacagtaattttgggttttagaagctttctcaagttattacttgtctctttgctagcttaaggtaactattccgagttactcgacgatttaatgtcacatagatgttgtgtttgttgtttgttaagtgtttaggtgattgataatgtgttagtttcgtttttcacacgtttgttgttgaatgagtttgtatGAGAAACCATCTCATGGTTGGTTAAAGAGTTTTAAGCATGTTGTTACATTGATTTTCAATTGGGTAAAGTTGTGATGTTTGGATgaattaattatttgattttggGTCAAAATCTTGTGCTTGAATCCATCAAGATGTGTGATAATTACATTCTTGTGGTTTCTATTAGGCATTATTGTTGTAACATGTATATTTAAGAGGAATTTGGGATGAAAAATTGGTAGAAATCGACTTTGGGAAAGTGCAGGAAATTGTCGTGCAAACAGTCCGGTGGCAGGGGAAAACCGCGGGCTCCGGCACccaccgcaggctccggccaCTATCGCAGGCTGCGGTTTAagcctgaccagttttcgtaaaatggccataacttcttcgttact
Protein-coding sequences here:
- the LOC141618386 gene encoding uncharacterized protein LOC141618386 yields the protein MFVKSRQDVSLEIVHFSVDVTKPADLDELEEIYSSENEEIIGDEDDWSTDDEFINAQFYPDCRWKLSARYTKDYDCIQIRFFKDVHTCTRTMKNKRVHANFLAEEYQEKLLKHPTWKLKLFVKDVEDTYGVKVNRWQAGRAKRNTLSTCGKVVGRQYDSLRANIYEMKRSNVGSRAFLSLKPSISGSIPQFHMFYINFVAIRRNSLNGCRRLLGLDGAFLKGYCKGEILCAVGRDANNQMFPVAWDIIESESKESWSWFLGHLINDLEMQTGKGWTLISDQQKGLLLVIADMLPNAEHRLCARHIFTNWIKVIKGIPLHKLYWKAVKAYTEKHFNNIMEKLIQQSQRAHAQMCARDVTKFCHSFYKTWACTDVTSNYMAETFNSWILEAREKPILTMLEEIRRQVMSKMVEKKAEAIKCNGITTRVREKLNDFRQSTKNWISIEASTNVYEVQHTHNSTLSYTVRLDQKVCACRYWNLNGVSCEHATAAICAVNQNRESYVAVWYTKEMYKECYLLSLEPLNGQALWKTIEGGSILPSDPRVKCGRPSNKRKKAYGEVRQKPVKYRAPRSSKQLYSKCQKKWP